The Sulfurimonas hydrogeniphila genome includes a window with the following:
- a CDS encoding TorD/DmsD family molecular chaperone has protein sequence MNNDLKQEQIARINLYALISRIMMSEIDEGLLKSIEEDENMLSFFSTFKEWKKRKELDSKDLIERYLNVDFTNLFLLHLIPYESFYTRDDQMLETGGDNPVQAIFNAFEFNVQLDKARVMAADHIAIELEFMYELCRAELKALEEGNSKVAQEIAQIQYGFMRDHILEWAPMYLLNVKSEAGTAFYFDAADLALEFIMSDFEYLTELKNSGYNHQA, from the coding sequence ATGAATAATGATTTAAAACAAGAGCAGATTGCAAGAATAAATTTGTATGCACTTATCTCAAGAATAATGATGAGTGAAATTGATGAAGGGCTATTAAAATCAATAGAAGAAGACGAAAATATGCTCTCTTTTTTTTCAACATTCAAAGAATGGAAAAAACGAAAAGAGCTTGATTCAAAAGATTTGATAGAAAGATATCTGAATGTTGATTTTACTAACCTTTTTTTACTCCATCTTATTCCGTATGAATCATTTTACACGAGAGATGATCAGATGCTTGAAACAGGTGGCGACAATCCTGTACAGGCCATTTTTAATGCTTTTGAATTTAATGTACAGCTTGACAAAGCACGAGTTATGGCTGCTGACCATATAGCGATTGAACTTGAGTTTATGTATGAACTCTGCAGAGCAGAGCTAAAGGCACTTGAAGAGGGGAACTCTAAAGTGGCACAGGAGATAGCACAGATTCAGTACGGTTTTATGCGAGACCATATTTTGGAGTGGGCGCCAATGTATCTGTTAAATGTGAAAAGTGAAGCAGGCACGGCTTTTTATTTTGATGCGGCTGATTTGGCTTTGGAGTTCATTATGAGTGACTTTGAATACCTCACAGAATTAAAAAACAGCGGATATAATCACCAAGCATGA
- a CDS encoding c-type cytochrome, whose protein sequence is MRFIFLFVILLTKIYADSDAYNRGEMLFFANACSSCHGPSAEGSSTYPRLANKKSSYLKKKLIDFRAGKASSVSQQMMAQFAKKLSDQDINDLSFFLSNHKEVPVEDVQDDILGGFGS, encoded by the coding sequence ATGAGATTTATTTTTTTATTTGTTATCCTGCTAACGAAAATATATGCAGATTCAGATGCTTACAATCGTGGTGAAATGCTTTTCTTTGCCAATGCCTGCTCAAGCTGTCATGGACCATCTGCCGAAGGAAGCAGTACCTATCCGAGACTTGCAAACAAAAAAAGCAGTTACCTGAAAAAGAAACTGATTGATTTTCGCGCAGGAAAGGCCAGCAGTGTTTCACAGCAGATGATGGCGCAGTTTGCGAAAAAACTGAGTGATCAGGATATTAACGATTTATCCTTTTTTCTTTCCAATCACAAAGAAGTCCCTGTTGAAGATGTACAGGACGATATACTGGGCGGATTTGGTTCATAA
- a CDS encoding nitrous oxide reductase accessory protein NosL, with protein MVKALLVPLSLVLMTGCSTSLHKATPHKTKKTVHRMFQSVSKEKAVLLQKGKHKESCHICGMNLVKFYKTNHAAKENGITHQYCSIHCLTKDIKEGAELENPQVVDVSSLKFVPVTEAYYVVGSKKPATMSRISKYAFKSLKDAQAFQAQYGGKIVDFYSAWQIAKKDFK; from the coding sequence ATGGTTAAAGCACTACTTGTTCCACTGTCTCTCGTATTGATGACGGGATGCAGCACTTCATTGCACAAAGCAACTCCGCATAAAACAAAAAAAACGGTGCATAGAATGTTCCAAAGTGTTTCTAAGGAAAAAGCTGTTTTGTTGCAAAAAGGAAAGCATAAAGAATCTTGCCATATATGCGGCATGAATTTGGTAAAGTTCTATAAAACAAATCATGCGGCAAAAGAGAATGGGATAACACATCAGTACTGTTCTATTCATTGTTTGACAAAAGATATTAAAGAAGGTGCTGAACTGGAAAATCCTCAAGTTGTTGATGTGAGTTCTTTGAAATTTGTTCCTGTAACAGAAGCTTATTATGTTGTTGGAAGTAAAAAACCCGCTACAATGAGTAGAATAAGTAAATATGCATTCAAATCTTTAAAAGACGCACAGGCTTTTCAGGCCCAATATGGTGGAAAAATAGTTGATTTTTATTCTGCCTGGCAAATAGCCAAGAAGGATTTTAAATAA
- a CDS encoding VWA domain-containing protein, which translates to MLRQLNQDRFSIFAFTSNAMLISPPTTDSTISMMALNSLEPKYILTKGTSLLSLFQSIAKTSYKQKNLIIFTDGGEDKDLASLVDICKKIASFPISLQQVQQKEPH; encoded by the coding sequence TTGCTTAGGCAACTGAATCAGGATCGGTTCAGTATTTTTGCATTCACCTCCAATGCCATGCTCATCTCACCTCCGACAACAGACAGTACCATCAGTATGATGGCACTCAACTCTCTGGAGCCAAAATATATATTAACAAAAGGAACCTCCCTGCTCTCTTTGTTTCAAAGTATTGCCAAGACTTCCTATAAACAAAAAAATCTCATTATTTTCACTGACGGGGGCGAGGACAAAGATCTTGCCAGCCTCGTAGATATATGTAAAAAAATAGCATCATTCCCTATATCGTTGCAACAGGTTCAACAAAAGGAACCACACTGA
- a CDS encoding BatD family protein yields the protein MKNTLGKIFLLFILFTVSLFGAGQLATYKLTTNKKSVHIKEPLLITFQAEQKNHSDHMFFSFNVQKSPDYEVKLLQKSIQDKGYHNTKTTFKFILFALKAKTLHVNFDFIIRTASDKAVKQSYVDDHDDSIAISTYDTKIALKPLTLKVEKFKKHVDLVGDFKISSTIDTDEIDQYGIVNLHYILSGTGYKETALNILNTQIENVSIFSKRKDKLSRLTEDGYIINTEYIYALSASDNFTIPSFALEVYSPRKNSYYTLHTKAYKVKVKKTNPALLLDKTNAPQNQAWINFAQIKTFFIYTLIFLAGFFTAKISQKSFFTKKQKEEFADIKRAIDAKELLLLLIMNYQNRGLDEDIAKLEADIHEKHPLNLGKIKKEILKKLK from the coding sequence ATGAAAAACACCCTTGGTAAGATATTTTTGCTTTTTATACTTTTTACTGTCTCACTTTTTGGTGCAGGCCAGCTGGCAACCTACAAACTTACAACCAATAAAAAAAGTGTCCACATCAAAGAACCTCTGCTCATTACCTTTCAGGCGGAACAGAAAAACCACAGTGATCATATGTTTTTTTCCTTTAATGTGCAAAAAAGCCCTGATTATGAAGTAAAACTTTTACAAAAAAGCATACAGGACAAAGGCTACCACAACACGAAGACAACCTTTAAGTTTATTCTCTTTGCACTCAAAGCAAAAACACTGCATGTAAATTTTGATTTTATTATTCGCACCGCCAGTGACAAAGCTGTCAAACAAAGTTATGTTGATGACCATGATGACAGTATAGCCATCAGCACCTATGATACAAAAATAGCGCTCAAACCTTTAACACTCAAGGTAGAAAAATTTAAAAAACATGTTGACCTGGTAGGAGATTTTAAAATCAGCTCTACAATTGACACCGATGAAATTGACCAGTATGGGATTGTCAATCTGCATTATATACTCTCCGGTACGGGTTACAAAGAAACAGCATTGAATATCCTCAATACGCAAATTGAAAATGTAAGCATATTTTCAAAAAGAAAAGACAAACTTTCCAGGCTTACAGAAGATGGGTATATTATCAATACAGAATATATATATGCCCTCAGCGCGTCAGATAATTTTACAATCCCCTCTTTTGCGTTAGAAGTTTATTCCCCGCGCAAAAACAGCTATTACACACTCCATACAAAAGCATATAAAGTCAAAGTAAAAAAAACAAATCCTGCACTCTTGTTAGATAAAACAAATGCCCCACAAAATCAAGCATGGATAAATTTTGCGCAGATAAAAACTTTTTTCATCTATACCCTGATTTTTTTAGCCGGATTTTTCACCGCAAAAATCAGTCAAAAATCATTTTTTACAAAAAAACAAAAAGAAGAGTTTGCAGATATTAAACGCGCAATAGATGCAAAAGAATTGCTCTTGCTCTTAATAATGAATTATCAAAACAGAGGTTTAGATGAGGATATTGCAAAGCTTGAGGCAGATATTCATGAAAAACATCCCCTCAATCTCGGAAAAATAAAAAAAGAGATACTGAAAAAGCTTAAGTAA
- a CDS encoding molybdopterin-dependent oxidoreductase — translation MYLQSRRTFLKGAAFSVAGVAIAKGVFATDAIAESVSQSKFTNTPDTISFYPDQSEWDNFAELDGDDWKRGGIERHGVRSADNPDGIQVNNYTIVPTVCSNCEAGCGLTAWVNKDTMTVRKYMGNPLHTGSRGRNCAKGYAVTSQMYDPDRIPFPIKRAPGSKRGEGKWVRVTWDEAMAAIGKKMHDTLAKGDEISKKSIMYHVGRPNENGFGPRVPQSLGIDGYNSHTNICSAGARQGTIQWANDDRNSPDWANADLIFLQSSHAADAGHYFQQSAGLIAEARKRGAKMVVIDPRMSNSAGMADLWIPCWPGTEAALYLYLTNRILNEKKKDGSDIVNHEFVKEWVNWDRLMANKDYLQKMIGYGYISKMPKDDSYESFIEVAKELYAPYTKEFVVKECKLEGMEYKLDELWEMFVPAGAKVATYLWRAGPIGHRGGWMNTRAGFLPLVFVGAMRGDIGGVGMHHWHEISVAGKGDKATVAGKHPEKTDAWNEIAWPPEYPISTYEMGYMMPQIMMDDAWHEKWTKRGLKIPKSMAVYVPRMHNPLWINPDGFRWIEALKREDKFELSFNLSPTWSETNWYCDYVLPVGLAGERNDQQSTPSKPEQRIEFRQAVLRVAAEKSGWKAKRPERATLEAHMKFGLGEVWEESEFWPNLIVDYVDPDGSLGIRKYWASKKDPSRAVTVPEYFDAAMSLLPKLKAEATKLYAKEEFPVYSYMRDHGAWTEKTDVYKPQEEELEFDGTYYHAHGHKYSKDEVTKDEFGALWVQDGNFKKSIGAEIDGELREGFHTLSKKLEFFSEWLAEEWKWPEYAIPIYPRNEKESDKMVHLVTQVHHKHMKADNEFALNTIYRLPYNIHTRSVNSKHLMEISQNHNPIWIYTKDAEKLGIKRGDAVKVQIQDTLTGIKSGYFIAMAVPTEATRPGVLACSHHAGRWKLKDSVTIPGFEHQLGIMSLGSPKYEMTDDGKVGTMKPTEGIKPHHAWQFKEYNKDLDNIWWDGLSGAWQNAVAPCHPDPIAGNHGWHQKVIITKAGADDKIGDIKVNYENNFKVYQAWRDQLTRPLTAADKLRRPYHIKRPVKPSQKAYEFNIKDV, via the coding sequence ATGTATTTACAAAGTAGAAGAACATTTTTAAAAGGTGCTGCATTCAGCGTAGCTGGTGTAGCTATTGCTAAAGGGGTATTTGCAACAGATGCAATTGCCGAATCTGTTAGCCAAAGTAAGTTTACAAACACTCCTGATACAATTTCTTTTTATCCTGACCAATCAGAGTGGGACAATTTTGCGGAGCTCGACGGAGATGACTGGAAACGTGGCGGTATCGAACGCCATGGCGTCCGATCTGCCGACAATCCTGACGGTATCCAGGTAAACAACTATACAATTGTTCCAACAGTCTGTTCAAACTGTGAAGCGGGTTGTGGTCTAACTGCATGGGTTAACAAAGATACTATGACGGTAAGAAAGTATATGGGTAACCCATTACACACAGGTTCTCGAGGCAGAAACTGTGCCAAAGGGTATGCTGTAACTTCTCAAATGTACGATCCTGATCGTATTCCGTTTCCTATTAAACGTGCGCCGGGTTCAAAACGTGGTGAAGGAAAGTGGGTTCGTGTAACATGGGATGAGGCAATGGCTGCTATCGGGAAGAAAATGCATGACACACTTGCAAAAGGTGATGAGATTTCTAAAAAATCTATCATGTACCATGTCGGTCGTCCAAACGAAAACGGCTTTGGTCCGCGTGTTCCGCAATCTTTAGGAATTGACGGATACAATTCACATACCAATATCTGTTCGGCAGGGGCTCGTCAGGGAACTATCCAATGGGCAAATGATGACAGAAACTCACCGGATTGGGCAAATGCAGATCTGATATTCTTACAGTCTTCACATGCAGCAGATGCGGGTCACTATTTCCAACAGTCAGCCGGTTTGATTGCTGAAGCGCGCAAACGTGGTGCAAAAATGGTTGTTATTGACCCTAGAATGAGTAACTCAGCGGGTATGGCGGATTTATGGATTCCGTGTTGGCCGGGAACAGAAGCAGCACTTTATCTATATTTGACAAACCGTATTTTAAATGAAAAGAAAAAAGACGGGTCAGATATTGTAAATCATGAATTTGTAAAAGAGTGGGTTAACTGGGACAGACTGATGGCCAACAAAGATTATCTGCAAAAGATGATTGGATACGGATATATCTCTAAAATGCCAAAAGATGACAGTTATGAGTCTTTTATAGAAGTTGCAAAAGAGTTGTACGCTCCGTATACTAAAGAGTTTGTTGTTAAAGAGTGTAAACTCGAAGGTATGGAATATAAACTGGATGAACTGTGGGAGATGTTTGTACCTGCAGGAGCTAAAGTTGCTACATATTTATGGCGTGCAGGACCAATCGGTCACCGTGGTGGCTGGATGAATACACGTGCAGGTTTCCTGCCTCTTGTTTTTGTCGGAGCTATGCGTGGAGATATCGGTGGAGTAGGTATGCACCACTGGCATGAAATTTCAGTTGCAGGAAAAGGTGACAAAGCCACAGTTGCAGGAAAACACCCTGAAAAAACTGATGCATGGAATGAAATTGCATGGCCGCCGGAGTATCCTATTTCAACATATGAGATGGGTTACATGATGCCACAGATTATGATGGATGATGCATGGCATGAGAAATGGACGAAACGCGGACTGAAGATTCCTAAATCTATGGCTGTTTATGTTCCAAGAATGCACAATCCTTTATGGATTAATCCGGATGGATTCAGATGGATAGAAGCACTCAAGCGTGAAGATAAATTTGAATTGTCATTTAACCTCTCTCCTACCTGGTCTGAAACAAACTGGTACTGTGATTATGTACTTCCTGTTGGACTTGCGGGTGAGAGAAACGATCAACAGTCAACGCCTTCAAAACCGGAACAGCGTATAGAATTCCGTCAGGCGGTTCTTCGTGTTGCTGCTGAAAAATCAGGTTGGAAAGCAAAAAGACCGGAACGTGCTACACTTGAAGCACACATGAAGTTCGGTCTGGGTGAAGTATGGGAAGAGAGTGAATTCTGGCCAAATCTAATTGTAGATTATGTAGATCCGGATGGTTCATTGGGCATCAGAAAATACTGGGCAAGTAAAAAAGATCCGTCCCGTGCGGTAACTGTTCCTGAGTATTTTGATGCGGCGATGAGTCTTTTACCGAAATTAAAAGCCGAAGCGACAAAACTGTATGCAAAAGAAGAGTTCCCTGTTTACAGCTACATGAGAGATCATGGTGCCTGGACAGAAAAAACTGATGTATACAAGCCTCAGGAAGAAGAACTTGAATTTGACGGAACATATTACCATGCACACGGTCATAAATATTCCAAAGACGAAGTTACCAAGGATGAATTCGGTGCATTATGGGTACAAGACGGAAACTTCAAAAAATCTATCGGTGCTGAAATTGACGGAGAACTTCGTGAAGGTTTCCATACATTGAGTAAAAAGCTTGAATTTTTCTCTGAGTGGTTGGCTGAAGAATGGAAATGGCCGGAGTATGCTATTCCAATTTATCCGAGAAATGAAAAAGAGAGTGATAAAATGGTACACCTTGTAACACAGGTTCACCATAAGCACATGAAAGCGGACAATGAATTTGCACTCAATACGATTTATCGTCTGCCGTACAATATTCATACGCGTTCTGTGAACTCTAAACACTTGATGGAGATTTCACAAAACCACAATCCTATTTGGATCTATACAAAAGATGCTGAAAAACTCGGTATCAAACGCGGAGATGCAGTTAAAGTACAAATACAGGATACTCTTACAGGTATTAAAAGCGGTTACTTTATTGCAATGGCTGTGCCAACTGAAGCAACACGTCCTGGTGTTCTTGCATGTTCACACCATGCAGGCCGCTGGAAACTCAAAGACTCTGTAACTATTCCGGGATTTGAGCATCAGCTTGGTATTATGAGTTTGGGTTCTCCTAAATATGAAATGACTGATGACGGAAAAGTCGGAACAATGAAACCGACTGAAGGTATCAAACCGCATCATGCATGGCAGTTTAAAGAGTACAACAAAGATCTTGACAATATCTGGTGGGATGGACTCAGTGGTGCATGGCAAAATGCGGTAGCCCCTTGTCATCCGGATCCTATTGCCGGAAACCACGGCTGGCACCAAAAAGTTATCATTACAAAAGCAGGTGCTGATGACAAAATAGGTGATATTAAAGTGAACTATGAAAACAACTTTAAAGTGTATCAGGCATGGAGAGATCAGTTGACTCGTCCGTTGACTGCGGCAGACAAACTGCGCCGTCCATATCATATTAAACGTCCGGTGAAACCAAGCCAAAAGGCTTATGAGTTCAATATAAAAGACGTTTAA
- a CDS encoding VWA domain-containing protein, whose protein sequence is MNNFTFEYPYVFILLLLVICIYKCPLTLKKIIFPHIHLFSKKTSFINKEKLLYSLILSSMIFALASPIVYDQKSSSKRKGRDLVFALDTSGSMAESGFDSENPQKRKFDALKELLASFISKRYNDNVGVAIFGSYAYPAIPLSYDMKSVAFLLDFFDVGIAGESTAIGEGLATALKILKKGKAKEKVIILVTDGYQNSGAVSVKEAVQRAKKQHVKIYTIGIGDTSSFDANLLKLIAKNTGAKMFAAKDVKMLQEVYQEIDKLEPSAIRSKHYLHKQNLFIYPLTLALLLLFYLIAKQKKEVL, encoded by the coding sequence TTGAATAATTTTACCTTTGAATATCCTTATGTTTTCATCCTTTTACTTTTGGTAATCTGCATATATAAATGTCCTCTTACGCTCAAAAAAATTATTTTCCCGCACATACATCTCTTTTCAAAAAAAACCTCTTTCATCAACAAGGAAAAACTGCTCTATTCCCTGATTCTCTCCTCTATGATTTTTGCACTTGCCTCACCAATTGTATATGACCAAAAAAGTTCTTCCAAGCGAAAAGGAAGAGATTTGGTTTTTGCTCTTGATACCAGCGGTTCCATGGCGGAGAGTGGATTTGACTCAGAAAATCCGCAAAAAAGAAAATTTGATGCACTCAAGGAACTTTTAGCTTCATTTATATCCAAACGTTACAACGACAATGTCGGTGTAGCAATATTTGGAAGCTATGCCTATCCTGCCATTCCTTTGAGCTATGACATGAAGAGTGTTGCATTTTTACTGGATTTTTTTGATGTGGGCATTGCAGGAGAAAGTACCGCTATAGGAGAAGGACTGGCAACTGCACTCAAAATCCTCAAAAAAGGAAAAGCAAAAGAAAAAGTGATTATTCTAGTGACAGACGGCTATCAGAACAGTGGTGCTGTTTCTGTAAAAGAGGCGGTACAAAGGGCAAAAAAGCAGCATGTGAAAATTTATACCATAGGCATAGGAGACACCTCCTCTTTTGATGCCAATCTTCTCAAACTCATAGCAAAAAACACAGGTGCAAAAATGTTTGCGGCTAAAGATGTCAAGATGCTGCAAGAAGTTTATCAGGAAATAGACAAACTCGAACCAAGTGCCATTCGATCAAAACATTATCTTCATAAACAAAATCTCTTTATCTATCCGCTTACTTTGGCATTGCTCCTGCTGTTCTATCTTATTGCAAAACAGAAAAAGGAAGTTTTATGA
- a CDS encoding redoxin domain-containing protein, protein MLKKMKHYLKEIIFFVITMTLFANALSLYRSQDLSQSPLTVDSFKLINNQEYQVVKNKPVLVHFWASWCPTCKLEASNIEFLSHYFEVITIAVKSGSDEKLQKYLDENNYTFKVVNDQNGKLSSIFHISGFPTTFIYDKHKKLVFSEVGYTSTPGLYLRMLWAEK, encoded by the coding sequence ATGCTAAAAAAAATGAAACACTACCTCAAAGAAATTATCTTTTTTGTGATTACGATGACTCTTTTTGCAAATGCTTTAAGTTTGTACAGAAGTCAGGATTTATCACAGAGTCCCTTAACTGTTGACAGCTTTAAACTTATAAATAATCAAGAATATCAAGTAGTAAAAAACAAACCGGTTTTAGTACACTTTTGGGCTAGCTGGTGTCCTACATGTAAGCTTGAAGCTTCAAATATAGAATTTTTATCGCACTATTTTGAAGTCATTACCATAGCTGTGAAGTCAGGGAGTGATGAAAAGCTTCAAAAATATCTTGATGAAAATAATTACACTTTCAAAGTTGTCAACGACCAAAATGGAAAACTCTCCTCAATATTTCATATTTCCGGATTTCCGACAACTTTTATTTATGACAAACACAAAAAACTGGTATTTAGTGAGGTTGGATACACTTCAACGCCGGGGCTCTATCTAAGAATGCTGTGGGCAGAAAAATAG
- a CDS encoding 4Fe-4S dicluster domain-containing protein → MSLLTLDVSKCVHTSNKFAICDKCVQACPVQTIHLENSAISFTPSECVGCGGCNAVCPTAAYTLDDFNPMNYIFQFLEDEKSVLTCKDENFPCIASLSVEELLSVALISSEKITLDVGPCAECEIAKTNLAVINNRAEEVNFLLEAMQQEKSLNVAALNFEIKKESDTLSRRKLLSKEGVKTAITIKQQLQNEVDASDNNVKTHAVTAKDIMKIKEKTIPDRRSLLLMAMKRAKVPDIFHTISIDDISFVSQKDLDETTCTNCQMCYRICPTGALSSDHRGSKIDFNPLACVQCHSCHDVCEPHSLTLRKTFSLSTFFEPKIETLVRFDIKRCDECGNFFAYQGGEKICNRCRIEEEEAKELWGIQ, encoded by the coding sequence ATGAGCCTTTTAACTTTAGATGTCAGCAAATGCGTACATACTTCAAACAAGTTTGCAATATGTGACAAATGTGTGCAGGCATGTCCTGTTCAAACAATTCATCTGGAAAACTCTGCAATCTCTTTTACACCGAGTGAATGTGTTGGATGTGGAGGCTGTAATGCAGTTTGCCCTACTGCGGCATATACACTGGATGATTTTAATCCAATGAATTATATTTTCCAGTTTTTAGAAGATGAAAAGAGTGTGCTTACATGTAAGGACGAAAATTTCCCCTGTATAGCCTCATTGAGTGTTGAAGAGTTATTGAGTGTTGCATTGATATCTTCAGAAAAAATTACTCTGGATGTGGGACCCTGTGCAGAGTGTGAAATAGCAAAAACAAATCTTGCTGTTATAAACAACAGAGCAGAAGAGGTGAATTTCCTGCTTGAAGCGATGCAACAGGAAAAAAGCCTGAATGTTGCAGCATTGAATTTTGAAATAAAAAAAGAAAGTGATACTTTAAGCCGGCGTAAACTGCTCTCAAAAGAGGGTGTCAAAACTGCCATCACAATCAAACAACAGCTGCAAAATGAGGTTGATGCAAGCGATAACAATGTAAAAACACATGCAGTGACAGCAAAAGATATTATGAAAATAAAAGAGAAGACTATACCTGACAGGCGTAGTCTGCTGCTTATGGCAATGAAACGTGCCAAAGTGCCTGATATTTTTCATACTATATCAATAGATGATATTTCTTTCGTTTCTCAAAAAGATTTGGATGAGACCACGTGTACCAATTGTCAAATGTGTTATAGAATTTGTCCAACCGGTGCATTGAGTTCAGATCACAGAGGCAGTAAAATTGATTTTAATCCGCTCGCCTGTGTACAGTGTCACAGCTGTCATGATGTCTGCGAACCGCATTCTCTCACACTGAGAAAAACATTTTCGCTCAGTACTTTTTTTGAACCGAAAATTGAAACCCTGGTGCGTTTTGACATTAAAAGATGTGATGAATGCGGGAACTTTTTTGCCTATCAGGGTGGAGAGAAAATCTGTAACAGATGCAGGATTGAAGAAGAAGAAGCAAAAGAACTATGGGGGATACAATGA
- a CDS encoding tetratricopeptide repeat protein, whose product MDNNENLVISRINPLLKPLAQECGGKYYELDTDADISKEIISDLQEQDTAVESTTKVLSYRELFIFPLFIALLSFFLAVTKLHQLFVFLPFIILPYPVHAASLLDFYHHNKANQAYRHKNYAAAAQEFLKLSPSPASYYNSAVAYCKAKNYKKAVELFSQIRSTDPKLKQNIFYNLGNCAVALKKYSRAIRYYQKSLALGFDKDAFYNLSLLYKLGLQDEKNLGQMLPKTNRQRKKQDDKKQMQKKSTNKSASSSNSQQKASQKSSGSGKNSKKKKENQNLLHVKKKNKSKYKLGYRAYELINKGYTNEKHPW is encoded by the coding sequence TTGGACAATAACGAGAATCTTGTAATTTCAAGAATAAATCCACTTTTAAAACCGTTGGCACAGGAGTGCGGAGGAAAATATTATGAATTAGACACAGATGCAGATATATCAAAGGAAATCATCAGCGATCTTCAAGAACAGGATACTGCTGTTGAATCAACGACAAAGGTACTCAGCTACCGGGAACTTTTTATTTTTCCGCTTTTTATAGCGCTGCTTAGTTTTTTTCTTGCTGTAACAAAACTGCACCAACTCTTTGTTTTTCTGCCCTTTATCATTCTGCCATACCCCGTTCATGCGGCCTCGCTCTTGGATTTTTACCATCACAACAAAGCAAATCAGGCATACAGGCATAAAAACTATGCAGCTGCTGCACAGGAGTTTCTCAAGCTTTCTCCCTCCCCTGCAAGCTACTATAACAGTGCAGTTGCCTATTGCAAAGCAAAAAATTACAAAAAAGCTGTAGAACTTTTTTCACAAATACGTTCCACTGATCCAAAACTCAAACAAAATATTTTTTACAATCTCGGCAATTGTGCTGTTGCCTTGAAAAAATACAGCCGAGCAATACGCTACTACCAAAAATCATTGGCACTTGGATTTGACAAAGATGCTTTTTACAATCTCAGCCTTCTGTATAAACTGGGACTTCAGGATGAAAAAAATCTCGGACAAATGCTTCCAAAAACCAACAGGCAGCGCAAAAAGCAAGACGATAAAAAACAAATGCAGAAAAAAAGCACAAACAAAAGTGCCTCATCGTCCAACTCACAGCAAAAAGCTTCACAAAAAAGCAGCGGCAGCGGAAAAAACAGCAAAAAGAAAAAAGAGAACCAAAATCTTCTACATGTAAAGAAGAAAAACAAATCAAAATACAAGCTGGGATACAGAGCTTATGAACTCATAAACAAAGGATATACAAATGAAAAACACCCTTGGTAA